Proteins encoded by one window of Homoserinimonas aerilata:
- a CDS encoding thiolase family protein has protein sequence MTSYVFDAVRTPFGRYGKALAEVRPDDLGATVMKALIERNEGLDPARIDDVLFGNANGAGEENRNVARMSAILAGFPTSVPGATVNRLCGSGVEAVIQGSRAIEAGDAELILAGGVESMSRAPWVLPKPSRTFPAGNVTLVSTTLGWRLVNPAMPKEWTVSLGETAEILADRYGISREEQDEFAVRSHRNAAAAWADGRYDDEIVAVDGVELTRDEGIRDDTNAEALAALKPAFRREGGTVTAGNSSPLNDGASALLIGAENAISGVEPLARITGRGVFANDPNIFGIAPVEAANRALARAGRTWADVDLVELNEAFAAQSLACLKLWPELDPAKVNVDGGAIAIGHPLGASGGRIIGHLAHALKRRGGGIGVAAICIGVGQGLAVVLEA, from the coding sequence ATGACCAGCTATGTCTTCGATGCGGTGAGGACCCCGTTCGGCCGCTACGGCAAAGCGCTTGCCGAGGTGCGCCCCGACGACCTGGGCGCGACAGTGATGAAGGCGCTCATCGAGCGCAACGAGGGCCTCGACCCGGCGCGGATCGACGATGTGCTGTTCGGCAACGCCAACGGCGCCGGCGAGGAGAACCGCAATGTGGCCCGGATGTCGGCCATCCTCGCGGGGTTCCCGACCTCGGTTCCCGGCGCGACCGTGAACCGCCTCTGCGGTTCTGGCGTCGAGGCGGTCATCCAGGGCAGCCGCGCCATCGAGGCCGGCGATGCCGAGCTGATCCTGGCCGGCGGTGTCGAGTCGATGAGTCGCGCCCCCTGGGTTCTGCCGAAGCCGTCGCGCACGTTCCCGGCCGGTAACGTGACCCTCGTCTCGACGACGCTCGGGTGGAGACTCGTCAACCCGGCGATGCCGAAGGAGTGGACGGTGTCGCTCGGCGAGACCGCCGAGATCCTGGCCGATCGCTACGGCATCAGCCGTGAGGAGCAGGACGAGTTCGCGGTGCGCAGCCACCGCAATGCTGCCGCAGCGTGGGCCGACGGCCGATATGACGACGAGATCGTCGCGGTCGACGGCGTCGAGCTGACCCGCGACGAGGGAATCCGAGACGACACGAATGCGGAGGCGCTCGCGGCGTTGAAGCCCGCGTTCCGCCGCGAGGGGGGTACCGTCACCGCCGGCAACTCCTCGCCGCTCAACGACGGAGCATCCGCTCTCCTCATCGGCGCCGAGAACGCGATTTCCGGTGTGGAACCGCTCGCGCGCATCACGGGTCGGGGCGTGTTCGCCAATGACCCGAACATCTTCGGTATCGCCCCTGTCGAGGCGGCCAACCGGGCGCTTGCGCGAGCCGGCCGCACCTGGGCGGATGTCGACCTCGTCGAGCTGAACGAGGCGTTCGCCGCGCAGAGCCTCGCCTGCCTGAAGCTGTGGCCGGAGCTCGACCCCGCTAAAGTCAACGTGGACGGCGGAGCGATCGCGATCGGCCATCCGCTGGGCGCCTCGGGCGGCCGCATCATCGGTCACCTCGCGCATGCGCTCAAGCGTCGCGGCGGTGGAATCGGTGTCGCGGCGATCTGCATCGGCGTCGGGCAGGGGCTCGCGGTCGTGCTCGAGGCGTGA
- a CDS encoding 3-oxoacid CoA-transferase subunit B — MAARVAQDIPEGAYVNLGIGLPTKISDYLPSDREVILHTENGMLGMGPVAVGDEVDPDLINAGKIPVTELPGASYFHHADSFGMMRGGHLDICVLGAFQVSEKGDLANWHTGAPDAIPAVGGAMDLAIGAKQVFVLMELTTRDGAAKLVKELTYPATGLGCVTRLYTDRAVFELGADGASVIETFGGTTIDELRELTGLDLKEQ; from the coding sequence ATGGCGGCACGTGTCGCCCAGGACATCCCCGAGGGTGCCTACGTGAACCTCGGAATCGGCCTGCCGACGAAGATCTCGGACTACCTGCCGAGCGACCGCGAGGTGATCCTGCACACCGAGAACGGCATGCTCGGCATGGGTCCTGTCGCTGTCGGCGACGAGGTCGACCCGGATCTCATCAACGCGGGCAAGATCCCGGTCACCGAGCTGCCCGGCGCCAGCTACTTCCACCACGCCGACTCGTTCGGCATGATGCGCGGCGGCCACCTCGACATCTGCGTGCTCGGCGCGTTCCAAGTGTCAGAGAAGGGCGATCTCGCCAACTGGCACACGGGGGCGCCGGATGCGATCCCCGCGGTCGGCGGAGCCATGGACCTCGCGATCGGTGCGAAGCAGGTGTTCGTGCTCATGGAGCTGACCACCCGCGACGGCGCGGCGAAGCTCGTCAAGGAGCTGACGTACCCGGCGACGGGCCTCGGATGCGTCACGCGGCTGTACACGGATCGTGCGGTGTTCGAGCTCGGCGCCGACGGGGCATCCGTCATCGAGACGTTCGGCGGCACGACGATCGACGAGCTGCGCGAACTTACCGGCCTCGACCTGAAGGAGCAGTGA
- a CDS encoding 3-oxoacid CoA-transferase subunit A → MISKIVDSAAEAVHGIPDGATVMIGGFGSAGQPVELIDALLEQSATDLTIINNNAGNGEIGLAALLAAGRVRKIICSFPRQADSQVFDGLYRAGRIELELVPQGNLAERIRAAGAGIGGFFTPTGFGTTLAEGKETRRIDGRDYVFETPLKADFALIKAVAGDRLGNLVYRKTARNFGPIMATAAAVTVAQVDRVVEAGELDPEAVVTSGIHVSRVVQLDSNTQMMEGAGQ, encoded by the coding sequence ATGATCTCCAAGATCGTCGACAGTGCCGCAGAGGCGGTGCACGGTATCCCCGATGGGGCGACAGTGATGATCGGTGGCTTCGGCAGCGCTGGTCAGCCCGTCGAACTCATTGATGCGCTGCTCGAGCAGAGCGCGACAGACCTCACCATCATCAACAACAATGCGGGCAACGGCGAGATCGGTCTCGCTGCGCTGCTCGCAGCGGGGCGGGTGCGCAAGATCATCTGCTCGTTCCCCCGGCAGGCAGACTCGCAGGTGTTCGACGGCCTGTACCGCGCGGGCAGGATCGAGCTCGAGCTCGTGCCGCAGGGCAACCTCGCTGAGCGCATCAGGGCGGCCGGCGCCGGCATCGGCGGCTTCTTCACCCCGACCGGCTTCGGCACCACACTTGCCGAGGGCAAGGAGACCCGGCGCATCGACGGGCGCGACTACGTCTTCGAGACGCCGCTGAAGGCCGACTTCGCGCTCATCAAGGCCGTCGCGGGAGACCGCCTCGGCAATCTCGTCTACCGCAAGACGGCCCGCAACTTCGGGCCGATCATGGCGACGGCGGCAGCGGTGACGGTCGCACAGGTCGACCGCGTCGTCGAGGCCGGCGAACTCGACCCTGAGGCGGTGGTGACCTCGGGCATTCACGTCAGCAGGGTCGTGCAGCTCGACTCGAACACCCAGATGATGGAAGGGGCGGGCCAGTGA
- the pcaC gene encoding 4-carboxymuconolactone decarboxylase, translating into MRDDGRSNQQSYDEGMGVRREVLGATHVDRATASIDETTADYQDLITRYAWGEIWTRPGLDRRLRSVATITALIAHGHYDELAMHLRAAQRNGLSRAEISEVLLQSAIYCGVPAANSAFKVAQAVFAEAPPTD; encoded by the coding sequence ATGCGTGACGACGGCCGCAGCAACCAGCAGAGCTACGACGAGGGCATGGGGGTGCGCCGCGAGGTGCTCGGGGCGACCCATGTGGATCGCGCCACGGCGTCGATCGACGAGACCACCGCCGACTACCAGGACCTCATCACCCGCTACGCGTGGGGCGAGATCTGGACGCGCCCCGGGCTCGACCGGCGTTTGCGCAGCGTTGCGACGATCACGGCGCTGATCGCGCACGGCCACTACGACGAACTCGCCATGCACCTGCGTGCGGCGCAGCGCAACGGGCTGAGCCGCGCCGAGATCAGCGAGGTGCTGCTGCAATCGGCGATCTACTGTGGCGTGCCCGCCGCGAACTCCGCATTCAAGGTCGCACAGGCGGTCTTCGCCGAGGCGCCTCCGACCGACTGA
- a CDS encoding alpha/beta fold hydrolase, translating into MTVPRLTGVRIENSSGPALVLGPSLGTSSTVLWARAVALLAPHFSILSVDIPGHGESPAATESFTVGELADAVVATAADAGFEHFFYAGVSLGGQIALELALRHPERVDAVSIICSSAKVGQADAWHERAATVRAQGSAVMVAGSASRWFAPGFIEEQPEHAGALLNSLAHADDNSYALCCEALAASDIRDRLPQLAVPTLALWGELDGVIPPVEARAVAEGVQQGTGIEIAGAAHLAPIERPEAVADALLGFFRKGTTDA; encoded by the coding sequence GTGACTGTTCCCCGCCTCACAGGAGTCCGCATCGAGAACAGTTCGGGCCCCGCACTGGTGCTCGGCCCCTCGCTCGGAACCTCGTCAACCGTGCTGTGGGCCAGGGCGGTCGCGCTTCTGGCACCGCATTTCAGCATCCTCAGCGTCGACATCCCCGGGCATGGAGAGTCGCCTGCCGCGACCGAGTCGTTCACGGTCGGCGAGCTCGCGGATGCGGTCGTTGCGACGGCAGCGGATGCGGGCTTCGAGCATTTCTTCTATGCCGGGGTTTCGCTCGGCGGCCAGATCGCCCTCGAGCTGGCGCTGCGGCATCCGGAGCGCGTCGATGCCGTTTCGATCATCTGCTCCTCGGCGAAGGTCGGGCAGGCGGATGCATGGCACGAGCGGGCGGCGACCGTGCGCGCCCAGGGCAGCGCCGTGATGGTCGCGGGCTCGGCGAGCCGCTGGTTCGCGCCCGGTTTCATCGAGGAGCAGCCGGAGCATGCTGGGGCCCTGCTGAACTCGCTCGCCCATGCCGACGACAACAGTTACGCGCTGTGCTGCGAGGCGCTGGCCGCGAGCGACATCCGTGACCGCCTGCCGCAGCTCGCCGTGCCCACGCTCGCGCTCTGGGGCGAGCTCGACGGCGTCATCCCGCCCGTCGAGGCGCGTGCGGTCGCCGAGGGCGTGCAGCAGGGCACAGGGATCGAGATCGCGGGCGCCGCCCACCTGGCGCCGATCGAGCGACCCGAGGCGGTCGCGGATGCGCTGCTCGGATTCTTCAGGAAGGGAACGACGGATGCGTGA
- a CDS encoding class-II fumarase/aspartase family protein, whose product MTGHVDSGDFGLLSPQWAGSDVASATSDAAVLLAILDVEVALVEAWQGLGLAPENAAATVRSALDGAGIEGPGIDVSALAAQSRAGGNPIIPLVKRLREAVAKGDEKVATWVHRGATSQDVLDTALMLVAHRTLALIEADLEAVATSLAALAESHRSTLMVSRTLTQHGVPSTFGLKAAGWLDGVVAAAVRLREARAGLPVQWGGAGGTLASFAVIAGPGTGLRIADALADSLGLAPSTPWQTQRAPVTILGDALAQASGALGKIAVDVLASARPELGELGEPSEAGRGGSSAMPQKQNPVLSVLIHSSAQRAPGLAAELHRSAVAVDERPDGAWHSEWSALRELLRFVGGASELAAELAAGLVVHPEAMRRNLELSGPLVVGERLMIELAPLLGRERLQELVSAVVADPERDLFGLLRAEPALAELGEGRLAAMLDPAGYVGESDAIIDRVLARHAEFAAREGQ is encoded by the coding sequence ATGACGGGGCACGTCGACTCCGGTGACTTCGGGCTGCTCTCTCCGCAGTGGGCGGGCTCGGATGTCGCATCCGCGACCTCCGACGCCGCAGTGCTGCTGGCGATACTCGACGTCGAGGTGGCGCTCGTCGAAGCGTGGCAGGGGCTTGGGCTCGCGCCCGAGAACGCCGCCGCGACGGTGCGCTCGGCGCTCGACGGGGCCGGCATCGAGGGTCCGGGAATCGACGTGTCCGCGCTCGCCGCGCAGAGCCGAGCCGGGGGCAACCCGATCATCCCGCTCGTGAAGCGTCTCAGGGAGGCCGTCGCGAAGGGTGACGAGAAGGTCGCCACCTGGGTGCACCGCGGCGCGACCAGCCAAGATGTGCTCGACACCGCCCTCATGCTGGTCGCGCATCGTACCCTCGCTCTCATCGAGGCCGATCTCGAGGCGGTCGCCACATCGCTGGCCGCCCTCGCAGAGTCCCACCGCTCGACCCTCATGGTCTCCCGCACGCTCACCCAGCACGGCGTCCCGAGCACCTTCGGGCTGAAGGCGGCGGGCTGGCTCGACGGAGTCGTCGCAGCGGCCGTGCGGCTGCGCGAGGCGCGCGCCGGGCTCCCCGTGCAGTGGGGCGGGGCCGGGGGCACGCTCGCCTCCTTCGCCGTCATCGCCGGACCGGGAACGGGCCTGCGGATCGCGGATGCCCTGGCCGACAGCCTGGGCCTCGCACCGTCGACCCCGTGGCAGACGCAGCGGGCTCCCGTCACGATTCTGGGCGACGCTCTCGCGCAGGCGAGCGGTGCTCTCGGCAAGATCGCCGTCGACGTGCTCGCATCCGCCCGCCCCGAACTGGGCGAGCTGGGCGAACCGAGCGAGGCCGGCCGGGGAGGCTCCTCGGCGATGCCGCAGAAGCAGAACCCCGTGCTGAGCGTGCTCATCCACTCCTCTGCACAGCGGGCGCCCGGCCTTGCCGCGGAACTTCACCGCAGCGCCGTCGCCGTCGATGAACGCCCGGACGGTGCCTGGCACTCCGAGTGGAGCGCCCTGCGCGAGCTGCTCCGCTTCGTGGGCGGCGCATCCGAGCTCGCCGCAGAGCTGGCGGCCGGGCTCGTCGTGCACCCCGAGGCGATGCGTCGCAACCTCGAACTGAGTGGCCCGCTCGTCGTCGGCGAACGGCTCATGATCGAGCTGGCGCCGCTGCTGGGCCGGGAGCGGCTGCAGGAACTCGTGTCGGCCGTCGTCGCAGACCCCGAGCGAGACCTCTTCGGTCTGCTGCGCGCTGAGCCCGCCCTCGCTGAGCTCGGTGAAGGCCGCCTCGCAGCCATGCTCGACCCCGCAGGCTATGTGGGGGAGAGCGACGCCATCATCGACCGCGTGCTCGCACGGCACGCCGAATTCGCCGCCCGGGAGGGCCAGTGA
- the pcaG gene encoding protocatechuate 3,4-dioxygenase subunit alpha: MAKLVATPGQTVGPFFGYALPYAGGEDLVDRTHPHAVRLHGRVTDGAGAAIPDALVELWQADEQGNIPHEPGSLRRDGYTFTGFGRAAVDDTGHYQFTTVEPGATDAGRPPFFMITVFARGLLDKLHTRAYLPEAAAQGGDAVLSALAPDRVRTLIATRDGEGSLLFDIRLQGDQETVFLDFGA, encoded by the coding sequence ATGGCGAAACTCGTGGCGACCCCCGGCCAGACCGTCGGGCCGTTCTTCGGCTACGCGCTGCCGTACGCCGGCGGTGAGGATCTGGTCGACCGCACGCATCCGCACGCGGTGCGCCTGCACGGCAGGGTCACGGATGGGGCAGGCGCGGCCATCCCTGACGCTCTCGTCGAGCTGTGGCAGGCCGACGAGCAGGGGAACATCCCGCACGAGCCGGGTTCCCTCCGCCGTGACGGCTACACCTTCACAGGCTTCGGTCGAGCCGCCGTCGACGACACCGGCCACTACCAGTTCACGACGGTGGAGCCGGGGGCGACGGATGCGGGCAGGCCGCCGTTCTTCATGATCACGGTGTTCGCGCGCGGTCTGCTCGACAAGCTGCACACGCGGGCGTATCTCCCGGAGGCGGCGGCGCAGGGCGGCGACGCTGTGCTGTCTGCGCTTGCGCCTGACCGGGTTAGGACTCTCATCGCGACGCGGGATGGTGAGGGCAGCCTGCTGTTCGACATCCGCCTGCAGGGCGATCAGGAGACCGTCTTCCTCGACTTCGGGGCCTAG
- the pcaH gene encoding protocatechuate 3,4-dioxygenase subunit beta yields MTDSTPTPAPSQGTDPLATTATQADISAEIQDLGRRYQEGVAAGGAREDKTRIDYAPYRSSLLRHPTKSLHLADPETIELHSPAFGHRDVSWVEADLTIQHNGEPLGERMIVTGRVMDGDGRPVRNQLVEIWQANSAGRYVHKRDQHPAPLDPNFTGTGRCLTDDDGVYRFQTIKPGPYPWRNHTNAWRPAHIHFSLFGTEFTQRMVTQMYFPSDPLFALDPIYQSIVDQDARDRLIANYDHDLTSPEYALGYRWDIVLTGSKRTWTEPEDGDH; encoded by the coding sequence GTGACCGATTCAACCCCCACCCCAGCACCGTCGCAGGGCACAGACCCACTGGCGACGACCGCGACACAGGCCGACATCAGCGCCGAGATCCAGGACCTCGGGCGCCGCTACCAAGAGGGCGTCGCCGCGGGCGGGGCGCGCGAAGACAAGACGCGTATCGACTACGCGCCCTACCGCAGCAGCCTGCTCCGCCACCCCACCAAGAGCCTGCACCTCGCCGACCCCGAGACGATCGAGCTGCATTCGCCGGCCTTCGGCCATCGCGACGTGTCGTGGGTCGAGGCCGACCTGACCATCCAGCACAACGGTGAACCCCTGGGCGAGCGGATGATCGTGACCGGGCGGGTCATGGACGGCGACGGCCGCCCCGTGCGCAACCAGCTCGTCGAGATCTGGCAGGCGAACTCGGCCGGACGCTATGTGCACAAGCGCGACCAGCATCCGGCACCCCTCGACCCGAACTTCACGGGCACGGGCCGCTGCCTCACCGACGACGACGGCGTGTACCGGTTCCAGACGATCAAGCCGGGGCCGTACCCGTGGCGCAACCACACGAACGCGTGGCGCCCCGCGCACATCCACTTCTCGCTGTTCGGCACCGAGTTCACGCAGCGCATGGTCACCCAGATGTACTTTCCGAGTGACCCGCTGTTCGCACTCGACCCCATCTATCAGTCGATCGTCGACCAGGATGCGCGCGACCGCCTGATCGCCAACTACGACCACGACCTCACCAGCCCGGAGTACGCGCTGGGGTACCGTTGGGACATCGTGTTGACAGGGTCGAAGCGAACCTGGACCGAGCCCGAGGATGGAGACCACTGA
- a CDS encoding IclR family transcriptional regulator: MMVDAAPDAPGGSMVARIATILRAFDEDHDTLSASELAERTGLPVATAHRIAGEMVAEGLLDRDGRLYSIGTGLWERGELAAVSLRFREIALPFLLSLYEVTAENVHLAILDGQEALYVARLIGHRSVPTISRMGGRLPLHTTGVGKALLAFQDEAFLADFFAKPLHRATLHSRVGEAGLREELEAIRASGFSMTNQEMTLGNASIAVPIFTEDGPPYAAVGLVTHLNRSDQRRSVPLLKEAATGISDALGVSLDGGRRRWRDLLH, from the coding sequence ATGATGGTGGACGCTGCCCCGGATGCGCCGGGCGGGTCGATGGTGGCCCGCATCGCCACGATCCTGCGCGCCTTCGATGAGGACCACGACACCCTCTCGGCCTCAGAACTCGCCGAGCGCACGGGGCTTCCGGTGGCGACCGCGCATCGCATCGCGGGCGAGATGGTCGCTGAGGGGCTGCTCGATCGCGACGGCCGCCTGTACTCGATCGGCACGGGCCTCTGGGAGAGGGGCGAGCTCGCCGCCGTCAGCCTGCGCTTTCGCGAGATAGCGCTGCCGTTCCTGCTCTCGCTGTACGAGGTGACGGCGGAGAACGTGCACCTCGCGATCCTCGACGGGCAGGAGGCGCTGTACGTTGCACGCCTCATCGGGCACCGCTCGGTGCCGACGATCAGCCGCATGGGCGGGCGGCTGCCGCTGCACACGACGGGGGTGGGCAAGGCGCTGCTCGCGTTCCAGGATGAGGCGTTCCTGGCCGATTTCTTTGCGAAGCCGCTGCACCGCGCGACCCTGCACTCGCGGGTGGGCGAGGCCGGGCTGCGGGAGGAGCTCGAGGCGATTCGGGCATCCGGGTTCAGCATGACGAACCAGGAGATGACGCTCGGCAATGCCTCCATCGCGGTTCCCATCTTCACGGAGGACGGCCCGCCCTATGCCGCGGTCGGGCTCGTCACTCATCTGAACCGCTCCGATCAGCGGCGCAGTGTTCCGCTGTTGAAGGAGGCGGCGACAGGGATCTCGGATGCGCTCGGCGTGAGTCTCGACGGTGGGCGGCGGCGCTGGAGGGACCTGCTGCACTGA
- a CDS encoding YaaA family protein: MLLILPPSESKRTGGEEGTALDPGRLSFPELAVPRREVLRATKALARNLSTMAAALKIGPSLQHELQRNREITTSPVMPAIDRFTGVLFDALDAGSLSEQARTFAARTIAIHSALFGLVGALDPIPAYRLSHDSRLPGLSLKKAWSKPIASVLAQQPGLLLDLRSEAYATLGPAPQRDGSLYLRVVAQGADGRIRALNHFNKKGKGEFARAVIEAGIEHPDAASLVDWAASVGFDLGHGRPGELELVVANSVAA; encoded by the coding sequence ATGCTGCTGATCCTTCCTCCCTCCGAGTCCAAGCGGACCGGAGGCGAGGAGGGCACAGCGCTCGACCCGGGGCGTTTGAGTTTTCCGGAGCTCGCAGTGCCACGGCGTGAGGTTCTGAGGGCGACGAAGGCGCTCGCGCGTAACCTCAGCACGATGGCGGCGGCGCTCAAGATCGGCCCGAGTCTGCAACACGAGCTGCAGCGCAACCGCGAGATCACCACATCGCCGGTCATGCCAGCAATCGACCGATTCACGGGCGTGCTCTTCGACGCCCTCGACGCGGGGAGCCTCTCCGAGCAGGCACGCACCTTCGCCGCCCGCACCATAGCGATTCATTCCGCGCTGTTCGGGCTTGTGGGGGCGCTCGACCCGATCCCGGCATACAGGCTCTCGCATGACTCCCGTCTGCCGGGCCTCTCGCTCAAGAAGGCCTGGTCGAAGCCGATCGCCTCCGTGCTCGCGCAGCAGCCCGGCCTCCTTCTCGACCTTCGCTCGGAGGCCTACGCCACGCTCGGACCAGCGCCGCAGCGCGACGGCTCGCTCTACCTGCGGGTGGTGGCGCAGGGAGCCGATGGTCGCATCCGGGCGCTCAATCATTTCAACAAGAAGGGCAAGGGCGAGTTCGCGCGGGCCGTCATCGAGGCCGGCATCGAGCATCCGGATGCCGCATCGCTCGTCGACTGGGCGGCATCCGTCGGCTTCGACCTCGGTCACGGACGCCCCGGCGAACTCGAACTCGTCGTCGCCAACAGCGTTGCGGCATGA
- a CDS encoding F0F1 ATP synthase subunit epsilon: MAVLNVSLVSADQEVWSGEAKMVVARTTEGEIGLLPGHEPMLAILGAGEVRITLTDGAAVVADAAEGFLSVEHDTITIVARHAALVNA; the protein is encoded by the coding sequence ATGGCCGTACTCAACGTCAGCCTCGTCTCGGCCGACCAGGAGGTCTGGTCGGGCGAGGCGAAGATGGTGGTCGCCCGCACGACCGAGGGTGAGATCGGCCTGCTCCCCGGCCACGAGCCGATGCTTGCCATCCTCGGAGCCGGCGAGGTGCGCATCACGCTCACCGACGGAGCAGCCGTGGTCGCCGATGCGGCCGAGGGCTTCCTCTCCGTTGAGCACGACACGATCACGATCGTCGCGCGTCACGCGGCGCTCGTGAACGCCTGA
- the atpD gene encoding F0F1 ATP synthase subunit beta produces the protein MTTTAPASKKPAARRPAASKKAAAPVAPVASGSVGRVARVTGPVVDIEFPHDSIPGIYNALKATVTMSGETHEITLEVAQHLGDDLIRAIALNPTDGVVRGQEVRDTGEQITVPVGDITKGKVFNVIGDILNAKPDEKIEITERWPIHRTPPPFDQLESKTELFETGIKVIDLLTPYVLGGKIGLFGGAGVGKTVLIQEMIQRVASDHGGVSVFAGVGERTREGNDLIHEMEEAGVFDKTALVFGQMDEPPGTRLRVALSALTMAEYFRDVQKQDVLLFIDNIFRFTQAGSEVSTLLGRMPSAVGYQPNLADEMGVLQERITSTRGHSITSLQAIYVPADDYTDPAPATTFAHLDATTELSREIASKGLYPAVDPLTSTSRILDPRYLGEDHYRVATTVKQILQKNKELQEIIAILGVDELSEEDKITVSRARRIQQFLSQNTYMAKKFTGVEGSTVPLKDTIESFDAIAKGEFDHVAEQAFFNVGGISDVEEQWAKIQKENG, from the coding sequence ATGACTACAACAGCCCCCGCTTCAAAGAAGCCAGCAGCACGTCGGCCCGCTGCGTCCAAGAAGGCCGCAGCCCCCGTCGCCCCCGTGGCCTCGGGCAGCGTCGGACGGGTCGCGCGCGTCACCGGCCCGGTCGTCGACATCGAGTTCCCGCACGACTCGATCCCGGGCATCTACAACGCCCTCAAGGCGACCGTCACGATGAGTGGTGAGACGCACGAGATCACACTCGAGGTCGCGCAGCACCTCGGGGACGATCTCATCCGCGCCATCGCGCTCAACCCGACCGACGGCGTCGTCCGCGGCCAGGAGGTTCGTGACACGGGCGAGCAGATCACGGTTCCCGTCGGTGACATCACCAAGGGCAAGGTCTTCAACGTCATCGGTGACATCCTCAACGCCAAGCCCGACGAGAAGATCGAGATCACCGAGCGCTGGCCCATCCACCGCACGCCGCCGCCCTTCGACCAGCTCGAGTCGAAGACCGAACTCTTCGAGACCGGCATCAAGGTCATCGACCTGCTCACACCGTACGTGCTCGGTGGAAAGATCGGCCTCTTCGGAGGTGCCGGCGTCGGCAAGACCGTGCTCATCCAGGAGATGATCCAGCGCGTTGCCTCCGACCACGGTGGTGTCTCCGTGTTCGCCGGTGTCGGTGAGCGTACCCGTGAGGGCAACGACCTCATCCACGAGATGGAGGAGGCGGGCGTCTTCGACAAGACCGCCCTTGTCTTCGGCCAGATGGACGAGCCGCCGGGAACGCGTCTTCGCGTGGCGCTGTCGGCCCTGACCATGGCGGAGTACTTCCGCGATGTGCAGAAGCAGGATGTGCTGCTCTTCATCGACAACATCTTCCGCTTCACGCAGGCCGGTTCCGAGGTCTCCACGCTGCTGGGCCGCATGCCCTCCGCCGTGGGTTACCAGCCGAACCTCGCCGACGAGATGGGTGTGCTCCAGGAGCGCATCACCTCGACGCGTGGTCACTCGATCACGTCGCTGCAGGCGATCTACGTGCCCGCCGATGACTACACCGACCCGGCCCCGGCAACGACCTTCGCGCACCTCGACGCGACGACCGAGCTGAGCCGTGAGATCGCATCGAAGGGCCTCTACCCGGCCGTCGACCCGCTGACCTCGACCTCGCGCATCCTCGACCCCCGTTACCTGGGCGAGGACCACTACCGCGTGGCCACCACGGTCAAGCAGATCCTGCAGAAGAACAAGGAGCTCCAGGAGATCATCGCGATCCTCGGTGTCGACGAGCTCTCCGAAGAAGACAAGATCACCGTCTCGCGGGCACGTCGCATCCAGCAGTTCCTCTCGCAGAACACCTACATGGCGAAGAAGTTCACCGGCGTCGAGGGATCGACCGTCCCGCTCAAGGACACGATCGAGTCGTTCGACGCGATCGCCAAGGGTGAGTTCGACCACGTGGCTGAGCAGGCGTTCTTCAACGTCGGTGGCATCAGCGACGTCGAAGAGCAGTGGGCGAAGATCCAGAAGGAGAACGGCTGA